A DNA window from Impatiens glandulifera chromosome 7, dImpGla2.1, whole genome shotgun sequence contains the following coding sequences:
- the LOC124945356 gene encoding protein NRT1/ PTR FAMILY 7.3, whose amino-acid sequence MASCLEFSMERKSGEGECTTLDGTVDFHGRPAIRERSGQWVAGIVILVNQGLATLAFFGVGVNLVLFLTRVLQQDNAEAANNVSKWTGTVYIFSLVGAFLSDSYWGRYKTCVIFQAIFVAGLVLLSIASNMFLLKPKGCGGRTTKCQPDAGWEVWFFYIAIYMIALGNGGYQPNIATFGADQFDEEDTKEGVSKVAFFSYFYLALNLGSLFSNTILGYFEDEGLWALGFWSSTASAFAALVLFLGGTSRYRHFKPSGNPLSRVCQVIVSASKKWKVQLSSGEENLYDADDKDSSMNTGRKMLHTDGFKFLDRAAYISSRDSEDQEKRICNRWRLCPISQVEEVKCILRLLPIWLCTILYSVVFTQMASLFVEQGAAMNCKISNFQIPPASMSSFDILSVALFIFLYRRVLDPIVSRIKKTSSKGLTELQRMGVGLVIAVLAMLAAGIVECYRLKYARKDCTHCEGSSTLSVFWQVPQYALIGASEVFMYVGQLEFFNAQAPDGLKSFGSALCMTSISLGNYVSSLLVTMVMKISTNDHMPGWIPGNLNKGHLDRFYFLLAGLTAMDLMVYITCARWYKNIKVESTSGINGYQVEDEDHHV is encoded by the exons ATGGCCTCTTGTCTAGAGTTCTCCATGGAG AGAAAGTCGGGAGAAGGAGAATGCACTACACTTGATGGAACAGTGGATTTTCATGGGAGACCGGCAATTAGAGAAAGAAGTGGGCAATGGGTTGCTGGAATCGTTATTCTTg TGAATCAAGGTCTGGCTACTCTTGCTTTCTTTGGTGTTGGGGTGAACTTGGTGTTGTTCCTCACAAGAGTGTTACAACAAGACAACGCCGAAGCGGCTAACAATGTAAGCAAGTGGACTGGAACCGTCTATATCTTTTCTCTCGTCGGGGCATTTCTTAGTGATTCTTATTGGGGAAGATACAAGACATGTGTCATCTTCCAAGCCATCTTTGTCGCT GGTTTGGTGTTACTATCGATAGCATCAAACATGTTTCTCCTCAAACCTAAAGGATGTGGAGGCCGAACTACGAAATGTCAGCCTGATGCTGGCTGGGAAGTTTGGTTCTTTTATATCGCGATCTACATGATAGCTCTTGGGAACGGAGGTTACCAACCTAACATCGCCACCTTTGGAGCCGATCAGTTCGACGAAGAAGATACTAAAGAGGGTGTTTCTAAAGTTGCCTTCTTTAGTTACTTCTATCTTGCTTTAAACCTCGGATCCCTTTTCTCAAACACAATCCTAGGTTATTTCGAGGATGAAGGATTGTGGGCTCTAGGGTTTTGGAGTTCAACCGCATCTGCCTTTGCTGCTCTTGTCCTTTTCCTCGGTGGCACGTCAAGATACAGGCACTTTAAGCCGAGCGGAAACCCGCTTTCTAGGGTTTGTCAAGTCATTGTATCCGCCTCGAAGAAATGGAAGGTTCAGCTATCGTCTGGCGAAGAGAACTTGTACGATGCCGATGACAAGGATAGTTCGATGAACACCGGACGTAAAATGCTTCACACCGATGGATTCAA GTTCCTCGATAGAGCTGCGTACATCTCATCAAGAGATTCTGAGGATCAAGAGAAGCGGATTTGCAATCGATGGCGCCTATGTCCGATTTCACAAGTCGAAGAAGTAAAATGCATATTAAGATTGTTACCGATATGGCTATGTACTATACTGTACTCGGTTGTCTTCACCCAAATGGCTTCCCTCTTCGTGGAACAAGGAGCCGCTATGAATTGCAAGATCTCAAACTTCCAAATCCCTCCAGCAAGCATGTCAAGCTTCGACATACTCAGCGTAGCTCTATTCATCTTCCTCTACCGACGCGTACTCGATCCCATAGTGAGCCGGATCAAGAAGACAAGCTCGAAAGGTCTAACCGAGCTTCAACGAATGGGAGTCGGTCTTGTCATTGCCGTCTTAGCCATGCTAGCAGCAGGGATCGTGGAATGCTACCGACTAAAGTACGCGAGAAAAGACTGCACACACTGCGAAGGATCGAGTACTCTAAGCGTGTTTTGGCAGGTTCCTCAATATGCATTGATAGGAGCATCTGAAGTGTTCATGTATGTGGGACAACTAGAGTTCTTCAATGCTCAAGCCCCGGATGGGTTAAAGAGCTTCGGGAGCGCACTCTGCATGACCTCGATTTCATTGGGGAATTACGTGAGCAGCTTGCTTGTGACCATGGTTATGAAGATCTCGACTAATGATCATATGCCGGGGTGGATTCCAGGGAATCTTAATAAGGGTCATTTAGATAGGTTTTATTTTCTGTTGGCTGGATTGACTGCAATGGATTTGATGGTATACATTACATGCGCGAGGTGGTATAAGAACATCAAAGTGGAAAGTACTAGTGGAATTAATGGTTATCaggttgaagatgaagatcatcatgtttga